The following coding sequences lie in one Arachis ipaensis cultivar K30076 chromosome B03, Araip1.1, whole genome shotgun sequence genomic window:
- the LOC107630237 gene encoding beta-glucuronosyltransferase GlcAT14A isoform X1: MESRMNKLKKGSIEMEKKWLYPLIMGFAMCIFFAGTSFNMGLVSSIHNNLNSIFFFLPSHRAVNRTTTTPTFVEKKISPAPAPSASATTIPRMAYLISGSKGDLDKLWRTLFALYHPLNQYVLHLDLESPLEERLELSSRVENQPIFKEVGNVFVIPKANMVTYRGPTMVANTLHACAILLKRSKDWDWFINLSASDYPLVTQDDLLYIFRDLDRKVNFIEHTSHLGWKADKRAMPLIVDPGLYMSTKKDLFWVGPKRTLPTAFKLFTGSAWMVLSRAFVEYVVWGWDNLPRTLLMYYANFVSSPEGYFQTVICNNPELAKTIVNSDLHYISWDIPPKQHPHVLSINDTEKMIASNAAFARKFRQDDPVLDVIDKKLLHRRKGLFTLGGWCSGKPKCTKVGDKYRILPGKGSHRLRRLINRETLVARFGQNQCT; this comes from the exons ATGGAATCTAGAATGAATAAGCTGAAGAAAGGGTCCATAGAAATGGAGAAGAAATGGCTATACCCTTTGATTATGGGCTTTGCTATGTGCATATTCTTTGCAGGCACTTCCTTCAATATGGGACTAGTTTCTTCTATTCATAATAACCTCAATTCAatattcttctttcttccttctcatCGAGCTGTAAACAGAACAACTACAACTCCAACTTTTGTGGAGAAAAAGATTTCCCCGGCCCCAGCTCCTTCTGCGTCGGCGACAACGATTCCCAGGATGGCTTATTTGATTTCTGGATCAAAGGGTGATTTGGATAAGCTATGGAGAACCCTCTTTGCTCTTTATCATCCATTGAACCAATATGTTCTTCACTTGGACCTCGAGTCGCCCCTCGAGGAGAGGCTGGAGCTTTCTTCAAGGGTTGAGAATCAACCTATATTCAAAGAGGTTGGAAACGTTTTTGTGATTCCGAAAGCTAACATGGTCACATATAGAGGACCAACTATGGTTGCTAATACACTTCATGCTTGTGCTATTCTACTCAAGAGAAGTAAAGATTGGGATTGGTTCATAAACCTCAGTGCTTCGGATTATCCTCTTGTAACTCAGGATG accttttatatatttttcgagaTTTGGATAGAAAGGTTAACTTCATTGAGCACACAAGCCATTTAGGATGGAAGGC GGACAAAAGGGCGATGCCTTTAATAGTTGATCCAGGGCTTTACATGTCTACCAAGAAAGATTTATTTTGGGTCGGTCCTAAGAGGACTTTGCCAACAGCATTTAAACTTTTTACTG GTTCGGCATGGATGGTTTTATCACGTGCATTCGTAGAATATGTTGTCTGGGGTTGGGACAATCTTCCAAGGACCCTTCTCATGTACTATGCCAATTTTGTCTCCTCTCCTGAAGGCTACTTTCAAACTGTTATATGCAATAATCCAGAACTAGCAAAAACGATCGTTAACAGCGACTTGCATTATATTTCCTGGGACATCCCTCCCAAACAGCACCCTCATGTCCTTTCCATCAACGACACAGAGAAAATGATAGCGAGCAACGCCGCATTTGCCAGGAAATTTAGGCAAGATGATCCAGTCTTGGATGTGATTGATAAGAAGCTACTGCACAGGAGAAAGGGACTATTCACACTTGGTGGTTGGTGTTCTGGCAAGCCCAAATGCACCAAGGTTGGGGACAAGTACAGGATCCTACCTGGTAAGGGATCTCATAGGCTGCGCCGCCTTATAAATAGGGAAACTTTGGTGGCTAGATTTGGTCAGAATCAGTGTACATAA
- the LOC107630237 gene encoding beta-glucuronosyltransferase GlcAT14B isoform X2 — MESRMNKLKKGSIEMEKKWLYPLIMGFAMCIFFAGTSFNMGLVSSIHNNLNSIFFFLPSHRAVNRTTTTPTFVEKKISPAPAPSASATTIPRMAYLISGSKGDLDKLWRTLFALYHPLNQYVLHLDLESPLEERLELSSRVENQPIFKEVGNVFVIPKANMVTYRGPTMVANTLHACAILLKRSKDWDWFINLSASDYPLVTQDGSAWMVLSRAFVEYVVWGWDNLPRTLLMYYANFVSSPEGYFQTVICNNPELAKTIVNSDLHYISWDIPPKQHPHVLSINDTEKMIASNAAFARKFRQDDPVLDVIDKKLLHRRKGLFTLGGWCSGKPKCTKVGDKYRILPGKGSHRLRRLINRETLVARFGQNQCT; from the exons ATGGAATCTAGAATGAATAAGCTGAAGAAAGGGTCCATAGAAATGGAGAAGAAATGGCTATACCCTTTGATTATGGGCTTTGCTATGTGCATATTCTTTGCAGGCACTTCCTTCAATATGGGACTAGTTTCTTCTATTCATAATAACCTCAATTCAatattcttctttcttccttctcatCGAGCTGTAAACAGAACAACTACAACTCCAACTTTTGTGGAGAAAAAGATTTCCCCGGCCCCAGCTCCTTCTGCGTCGGCGACAACGATTCCCAGGATGGCTTATTTGATTTCTGGATCAAAGGGTGATTTGGATAAGCTATGGAGAACCCTCTTTGCTCTTTATCATCCATTGAACCAATATGTTCTTCACTTGGACCTCGAGTCGCCCCTCGAGGAGAGGCTGGAGCTTTCTTCAAGGGTTGAGAATCAACCTATATTCAAAGAGGTTGGAAACGTTTTTGTGATTCCGAAAGCTAACATGGTCACATATAGAGGACCAACTATGGTTGCTAATACACTTCATGCTTGTGCTATTCTACTCAAGAGAAGTAAAGATTGGGATTGGTTCATAAACCTCAGTGCTTCGGATTATCCTCTTGTAACTCAGGATG GTTCGGCATGGATGGTTTTATCACGTGCATTCGTAGAATATGTTGTCTGGGGTTGGGACAATCTTCCAAGGACCCTTCTCATGTACTATGCCAATTTTGTCTCCTCTCCTGAAGGCTACTTTCAAACTGTTATATGCAATAATCCAGAACTAGCAAAAACGATCGTTAACAGCGACTTGCATTATATTTCCTGGGACATCCCTCCCAAACAGCACCCTCATGTCCTTTCCATCAACGACACAGAGAAAATGATAGCGAGCAACGCCGCATTTGCCAGGAAATTTAGGCAAGATGATCCAGTCTTGGATGTGATTGATAAGAAGCTACTGCACAGGAGAAAGGGACTATTCACACTTGGTGGTTGGTGTTCTGGCAAGCCCAAATGCACCAAGGTTGGGGACAAGTACAGGATCCTACCTGGTAAGGGATCTCATAGGCTGCGCCGCCTTATAAATAGGGAAACTTTGGTGGCTAGATTTGGTCAGAATCAGTGTACATAA
- the LOC107630235 gene encoding LEAF RUST 10 DISEASE-RESISTANCE LOCUS RECEPTOR-LIKE PROTEIN KINASE-like 1.4 isoform X2, whose protein sequence is MRLCSDLFQSCFPGTSSGTSPNDSIEIKWPILSYRELAKVTNNFDQCNMLGKIGLEKVYHGKKNGREVAIQRYSNNEMHIFQQFLYEDLISNILPHKNLVSFHGCAFHHKEFLLAHEYLSNGTLASYLQLGMSHSSTLHWLTRLDIAIDAANALSYLHYHGIVHRNVKSRNILLDKNLCAKLGGLHLSRKFPEGVSINDTYVTSDVVGTCGYIDPEYVSNGRVGATVDVYSFGVVLCELISSKLAKYWEGCEEESIATILSKKIGNQDINKVLDPRLGFQSDHKIKQMITAVAELALECMTSPQELRPNMEQVLEILNDIKQERFEANSEKGKLKDGREIAVKRFHNETDKSIKQFMKEIEILSLLQHKNLVLLYGCSSPHSKNHLLVYEYISNGTLSKHLQGPSSETLSWLTRLNIAIETATALVYLHDSGIIHRDVKGSNILLDENLTVKVADFGLSRSLPSSVTHVSTIPVGTHAYIDPDYYESGRVSDRSDVYSFGVVLFELISSKPPSLLDDGESVTLAKFGITKMLNNAMEELVDPIFRFGSDQKLMEMIAAVAELAFQCVQCPKDLRPSMKQVLETLEGIKKGTWGFNQIT, encoded by the exons ATGAGGTTGTGTAGCGATCTCTTTCAAAGCTGCTTCCCCGGAACTTCTTCTGGCACATCTCCAAATGATTCAATTGAGATAAAGTGGCCAATCTTATCCTACCGGGAACTTGCAAAAGTTACAAATAATTTTGACCAATGTAATATGCTTGGAAAGATAGGCTTGGAGAAAGTTTACCATG GCAAAAAGAATGGGCGTGAGGTTGCAATTCAAAGATATTCCAATAATGAGATGCACATATTCCAGCAGTTCCTCTATGAAGATTTGATCTCAAATATCTTACCTCATAAGAATCTGGTGTCATTTCATGGCTGTGCCTTTCATCATAAGGAGTTCCTGCTAGCACATGAATACCTCTCAAATGGCACTCTTGCTTCTTATCTTCAACTTGGAATGTCACACAGCAGCACACTACATTGGCTCACTAGATTAGACATTGCAATTGATGCTGCAAATGCATTGAGCTATCTTCATTATCATGGCATCGTCCATCGCAATGTAAAATCCCGCAATATTCTGCTAGACAAGAACCTTTGTGCTAAACTTGGTGGCTTACATTTGTCAAGGAAATTTCCAGAAGGAGTTTCAATCAATGATACCTATGTTACAAGTGATGTAGTAGGGACATGTGGTTACATAGACCCAGAATATGTATCAAATGGCAGGGTTGGTGCCACAGTTGATGTTTACAGCTTTGGAGTGGTTTTGTGTGAGCTTATATCATCCAAACTCGCTAAGTATTGGGAAGGTTGCGAGGAAGAGAGTATCGCTACAATTTTAAGCAAAAAAATTGGAAACCAAGATATAAACAAGGTGTTGGATCCAAGACTTGGCTTCCAATCAGACCATAAAATCAAGCAGATGATAACTGCTGTAGCAGAGCTTGCACTTGAGTGCATGACATCTCCACAAGAACTAAGGCCAAACATGGAACAAGTGCTAGAGATCCTCAATGATATAAAACAAGAGAGATTTGAAGCAAACTCAGAAAAAG GAAAACTTAAGGATGGGCGCGAAATTGCAGTAAAACGTTTCCACAacgagacagacaagtccatcaaGCAATTCATGAAAGAAATAGAGATCTTAAGTTTATTGCAGCATAAAAATTTGGTGTTACTTTATGGCTGCAGCTCTCCTCACAGCAAGAACCATCTTCTAGTATATGAGTACATCTCCAACGGCACCCTTTCTAAACATCTTCAAGGACCTTCCAGTGAAACGTTATCATGGCTTACTAGATTGAACATTGCCATTGAAACTGCAACTGCATTAGTATATCTTCATGATTCAGGCATCATCCATCGTGATGTAAAAGGAAGCAACATTCTCTTGGATGAAAACTTGACTGTTAAGGTTGCGGATTTTggactctcaaggtcacttccgAGTTCTGTAACACATGTTTCAACCATACCAGTGGGAACTCACGCTTACATAGATCCAGATTACTATGAATCTGGAAGAGTCAGTGATAGAAGCGATGTCTACAGCTTTGGCGTGGTCTTGTTTGAGCTCATATCATCGAAACCACCTAGCTTGTTGGATGATGGAGAGAGTGTTACTCTAGCCAAGTTCGGAATCACTAAGATGTTAAACAATGCAATGGAGGAGCTGGTGGATCCAATTTTCAGGTTTGGTTCAGACCAAAAGTTGATGGAAATGATAGCAGCTGTGGCAGAGTTAGCATTTCAGTGTGTGCAGTGTCCTAAAGATCTTAGACCTTCTATGAAACAGGTGCTGGAGACCCTAGAAGGAATAAAGAAGGGAACATGGGGATTCAACCAAATAACATAG
- the LOC107630235 gene encoding calmodulin-binding receptor-like cytoplasmic kinase 2 isoform X1, with the protein MRLCSDLFQSCFPGTSSGTSPNDSIEIKWPILSYRELAKVTNNFDQCNMLGKIGLEKVYHGKKNGREVAIQRYSNNEMHIFQQFLYEDLISNILPHKNLVSFHGCAFHHKEFLLAHEYLSNGTLASYLQLGMSHSSTLHWLTRLDIAIDAANALSYLHYHGIVHRNVKSRNILLDKNLCAKLGGLHLSRKFPEGVSINDTYVTSDVVGTCGYIDPEYVSNGRVGATVDVYSFGVVLCELISSKLAKYWEGCEEESIATILSKKIGNQDINKVLDPRLGFQSDHKIKQMITAVAELALECMTSPQELRPNMEQVLEILNDIKQERFEANSEKAFKIFHHAELEEATKHFDTCLGKGGFATVYYGKLKDGREIAVKRFHNETDKSIKQFMKEIEILSLLQHKNLVLLYGCSSPHSKNHLLVYEYISNGTLSKHLQGPSSETLSWLTRLNIAIETATALVYLHDSGIIHRDVKGSNILLDENLTVKVADFGLSRSLPSSVTHVSTIPVGTHAYIDPDYYESGRVSDRSDVYSFGVVLFELISSKPPSLLDDGESVTLAKFGITKMLNNAMEELVDPIFRFGSDQKLMEMIAAVAELAFQCVQCPKDLRPSMKQVLETLEGIKKGTWGFNQIT; encoded by the exons ATGAGGTTGTGTAGCGATCTCTTTCAAAGCTGCTTCCCCGGAACTTCTTCTGGCACATCTCCAAATGATTCAATTGAGATAAAGTGGCCAATCTTATCCTACCGGGAACTTGCAAAAGTTACAAATAATTTTGACCAATGTAATATGCTTGGAAAGATAGGCTTGGAGAAAGTTTACCATG GCAAAAAGAATGGGCGTGAGGTTGCAATTCAAAGATATTCCAATAATGAGATGCACATATTCCAGCAGTTCCTCTATGAAGATTTGATCTCAAATATCTTACCTCATAAGAATCTGGTGTCATTTCATGGCTGTGCCTTTCATCATAAGGAGTTCCTGCTAGCACATGAATACCTCTCAAATGGCACTCTTGCTTCTTATCTTCAACTTGGAATGTCACACAGCAGCACACTACATTGGCTCACTAGATTAGACATTGCAATTGATGCTGCAAATGCATTGAGCTATCTTCATTATCATGGCATCGTCCATCGCAATGTAAAATCCCGCAATATTCTGCTAGACAAGAACCTTTGTGCTAAACTTGGTGGCTTACATTTGTCAAGGAAATTTCCAGAAGGAGTTTCAATCAATGATACCTATGTTACAAGTGATGTAGTAGGGACATGTGGTTACATAGACCCAGAATATGTATCAAATGGCAGGGTTGGTGCCACAGTTGATGTTTACAGCTTTGGAGTGGTTTTGTGTGAGCTTATATCATCCAAACTCGCTAAGTATTGGGAAGGTTGCGAGGAAGAGAGTATCGCTACAATTTTAAGCAAAAAAATTGGAAACCAAGATATAAACAAGGTGTTGGATCCAAGACTTGGCTTCCAATCAGACCATAAAATCAAGCAGATGATAACTGCTGTAGCAGAGCTTGCACTTGAGTGCATGACATCTCCACAAGAACTAAGGCCAAACATGGAACAAGTGCTAGAGATCCTCAATGATATAAAACAAGAGAGATTTGAAGCAAACTCAGAAAAAG CTTTTAAAATCTTCCACCATGCTGAACTTGAAGAAGCAACTAAACATTTTGACACTTGCCTTGGAAAGGGAGGGTTTGCCACTGTCTACTATG GAAAACTTAAGGATGGGCGCGAAATTGCAGTAAAACGTTTCCACAacgagacagacaagtccatcaaGCAATTCATGAAAGAAATAGAGATCTTAAGTTTATTGCAGCATAAAAATTTGGTGTTACTTTATGGCTGCAGCTCTCCTCACAGCAAGAACCATCTTCTAGTATATGAGTACATCTCCAACGGCACCCTTTCTAAACATCTTCAAGGACCTTCCAGTGAAACGTTATCATGGCTTACTAGATTGAACATTGCCATTGAAACTGCAACTGCATTAGTATATCTTCATGATTCAGGCATCATCCATCGTGATGTAAAAGGAAGCAACATTCTCTTGGATGAAAACTTGACTGTTAAGGTTGCGGATTTTggactctcaaggtcacttccgAGTTCTGTAACACATGTTTCAACCATACCAGTGGGAACTCACGCTTACATAGATCCAGATTACTATGAATCTGGAAGAGTCAGTGATAGAAGCGATGTCTACAGCTTTGGCGTGGTCTTGTTTGAGCTCATATCATCGAAACCACCTAGCTTGTTGGATGATGGAGAGAGTGTTACTCTAGCCAAGTTCGGAATCACTAAGATGTTAAACAATGCAATGGAGGAGCTGGTGGATCCAATTTTCAGGTTTGGTTCAGACCAAAAGTTGATGGAAATGATAGCAGCTGTGGCAGAGTTAGCATTTCAGTGTGTGCAGTGTCCTAAAGATCTTAGACCTTCTATGAAACAGGTGCTGGAGACCCTAGAAGGAATAAAGAAGGGAACATGGGGATTCAACCAAATAACATAG
- the LOC107632915 gene encoding LEAF RUST 10 DISEASE-RESISTANCE LOCUS RECEPTOR-LIKE PROTEIN KINASE-like 1.4, with protein sequence MCPTRGHDNLAKCPCFIALKQFMNEIEILRPLHHRNLVSLYGRSSGEHNELFLVYEYVPNGTLSRHIHGGKIEKLPWLTRLNIAIETATALASYLHDSGIIHRDVKGSNILLDENFSVKVADFGLSRSLPDYITHVSTAPAGTNAYMDPKYFQTGRVSYRSDVYSFGVVLFELISSEPAFWREVPQGEAVGLAKFAIIKLLNNTLKELVDPDIGYDSDKDVMEMVAAVAELAFQCIQCPKELRPSMKQVLETLEGIKKGTWGFNQII encoded by the coding sequence atgtgtcccaCACGCGGACACGACAACTTagcgaagtgtccgtgcttcatagctcTTAAGCAATTCATGAATGAAATCGAGATCTTAAGACCCTTGCACCATAGAAACCTGGTTTCACTCTACGGCCGCAGCTCTGGTGAGCATAACGAACTCTTTCTAGTCTACGAGTACGTCCCCAATGGCACTCTCTCTAGACATATTCATGGAGGTAAAATTGAAAAGCTACCATGGCTTACTAGATTGAATATTGCCATAGAAACTGCAACTGCATTGGCATCATATCTTCATGATTCAGGTATCATACACCGTGATGTAAAAGGAAGTAATATCCTCTTGGATGAAAATTTTTCTGTTAAAGTTGCAGATTTCGGACTCTCACGGTCCCTACCAGATTATATTACTCATGTGTCAACAGCTCCAGCAGGGACAAATGCCTATATGGATCCGAAATATTTCCAAACAGGCAGGGTTTCCTATAGAAGTGATGTATATAGCTTTGGAGTGGTCTTGTTTGAGCTCATATCATCTGAACCTGCATTCTGGAGGGAAGTCCCACAAGGCGAGGCGGTTGGCCTTGCTAAGTTTGCAATAATCAAACTGTTAAATAACACATTGAAGGAGCTAGTAGATCCAGATATTGGGTATGATTCAGATAAAGATGTAATGGAAATGGTAGCAGCAGTGGCAGAGTTGGCCTTTCAGTGCATTCAGTGTCCTAAAGAGCTTAGACCTTCCATGAAACAGGTGCTGGAGACCCTTGAGGGTATAAAGAAGGGAACATGGGGATTCAACCAGATAATTTAG